GCTCGATGCGCATGGTGGCGATGCTGAGCGCCGGTGTTCTCGTCGGCATTTTGGTGACCTTTGCCGTGACCTATTTCAAGATCGGTTACCTGAACCAGCAGACGGCGTTTCTCGCATCGATTATCGTCGGTAATGGCATCAACTTCGGGCTTATTCAAATGGCGCGTTATCTCGAAGAACGTGGTCACGGTGTTCATCTGAAGCGTGCGCTCAACCGCTCGATTTTCTATACAATTTCGGCAACGTTCATGGCGGCATTTGCCACATCAATATCGTATTCGATTCTTTCGGTGACAACCTTTCGGGGGTTCTCGCAGTTTGGGTTTATCGGTGGCATCGGCATGGTGATTTGCTGGGCGGCGCTCACTGTCATGCTGCCATGTTTTATCGTGCTGTTTGAAAGATGGCGTCCGCAGAATGTCCATAAGATCAGACAGTTTATTCAGCGCGACAATGCGCGCAAGTTTGCTTCGCTTATTCACCGCAACCGTAAGATTCTCACCTACTTCATGTATGCCCTCGTGCCGGTATCGATTCTGGGCACGATGCTCTATGTCAGCAAAGACCGTTTTGAATATGATCTGAAAAAGCTGACAATCAAAGTCTCAGAGGGGGCTGGGAGTGAAAACTATTACCTGCGCCGCGTCCATCAGGTTCTCGGCAACGGTTCTAACGCCTCGATGCTGATCGCGTTTGACCGCGAAGATGCGCACAAGGCGGGTGAAGCTCTCGAGAAAAAAATCGCCGATGCAAAGGCAGCGGGTAAGCCGCTCTTCATCAGTTCGGTAAGATGGCTAGACCAGTTTTACCCGCAAAATCAAGAAGAAAAATTCGAGATTATCAAAGACCTTCGCCGCCTGTTCTTGCCCAAGTACCTGAGCATGATGTCGCCCAAAGAGCGCGAGTGGGGCACTGTGGCGCTTAAGGCGCTCAAGAAAGATCCGTTTAAGACTGAAGAGTTACCTGAAATGGTTTTGCGGTTCTTTCGCGAAGTTGATGGCACCCTTGGGCGCGTCGTCATTGTGGCGGCCAACAACGACGCAGTGCTTTCAAACATTCTCGATATTATCAAGATTGGCAATGAAATCAGCAGCACAGTCACACTCGCGCCGGGTGCATCGCTCGAAAAGGGCAAGGTCTTATTCGCCAGCGAATCTATGATCTTCATCGATATTCTGGCAAACGTGTCAAAAGAGGGGCCATTCGTCACGGTAATCTGCTTTCTCGCCGTCGGATTGCTGATCGGTTTTGGCTTTCGTAAACTCGGCGAATCATTGTTCGTCTATGGCTTTCTCGCCTTTGGCATGTTTGCCTTTATCGCTGCTCTGCAGTTTTTCGAAGTGAAGCTCAACTTCTTCAACTTCATTACCATACCCATCACCATTGGTATCGGTGTCGACTATGCGATCAATATCTATTATCGTTATAAGGTTGATCACAAGCGCTCGATCAGCGACGCAGTCGCGAGCACAGGGTCAGCGGTGTTTCTCTGCTCATGGACCACGATTATTGGTTATGGTTCTATGCTATGGGCCAAGAACCAGGCTATGGCGTCTTTTGGTCTTATGGCGGTAATCGGTGAAATCAGCTGCCTCGTCTTTGCATTGGTGTTCATGCCTGCTTACTTAGGCATGCGCGAAGACCGTCTCAAACACCTGGCTGCGACAGGCCCTGCAGCAGCTTTGCCAGCGGCAGCGAAGCATGAGGCAAAACCAGTGAAGCCCAAAGCCCAGGCGAAGAAGAAGCCTGCGAAAAAGGCGGCTGGCAAACCCAAAAAGGCCGTAAAGCGCAAGGCTCAATAGGGTTTGCGCCGCAGCTGCCGTTCACGAAGCGGAGAAATGTTAGCTGCGCAAAAGGTTTTTCCGCAAGACGCGGTCTTCGAAGATAAGGCTTTCGAGAATATCTTTCTACACGGCATTTATCCGGGTGAAAAGCCCGGTAAGGGCAAAGCAAAACCCGCTGCGCCGGCAGAGAAGGCCGAGATATGGGCGCTCTATGATAAGGCACCTGCATACAACAGCATCAACCTTTTGCGCCACCTGCGAACTCTCTGGGGCATCGATACGACATTAAAGCTCGGGCCGCGCTCGGCGACTAATAGCTCCATTCGCGGCTTTGTACAAAAGCCGTTCGGCAGCAAAGCCATCGCCGACGTCTGGTTCGAAGCGTATCAGGGAAACATTTCTGATGCGACCCGCACCGCGATTGCGTTTTCGCCCTATGAAGATGGCGAAAAAAGCCGGGCGCTTTCACAGAAGGCGTTTATTCGTTTTGTGGTACCGCTGAAGAAAAAATCGGCGCTCGAGAAGATCGAGGCGCTGCTGATGGCCTACAGCGTCGCCGCGTTTCTTGACCCGAAACATTTTGCCGGCATCGTCGACCCTGACCTCTTTCTTTTTGTGCCGCCGACCGGGGTGAGGGCGGGGCTCGCCAATTACCTTTCGGCAAACCGGTTGCTCAACACGCACCTTGTCACCGGTTTCAATTTTTACGAAATCGAGGGAGTGCCGGTTTATTTCACGCATGGCTTTTCGAGGTTCGGCTTCGCCGATCTGCTGCTCAGCCGCGCCGAAAAAGGGCGCGAACTCACCACGGGCAACTATGCCGAAGTTCTGAAATTACTCCACGGCATTTTTCTGAATTCGCTGACCGGTAAGAAAAATGCGCACATATTCAGGCTGCGCGCGCTCGGCAAGAAAGCTGCATTGCCAGAACAGGTTGCAGCGATTACCGGCAAGAATATTCGCGAACTTGTGCTGTAGCAATTTTCTCTGAAAGAAACGCGTAAAGCAGGCTTGCGGAATTTCTCCGAAGCCCGCTGGAAAATTTTAAGGATATACCGGCAGACCAGCA
The sequence above is a segment of the Turneriella parva DSM 21527 genome. Coding sequences within it:
- a CDS encoding efflux RND transporter permease subunit, yielding MKLPEKKQSKLRRALLKRQIGFSWAIYHSPGKILLGVLAVSLVSLFFTLKLFQDVRTDFATLLPENDRSVVHVKEATRRTGGVGNIFVSINSPDFEANKKFAHAYAALLEKYPKDLIKFFDFNSRDTEQFFKDYLFYYLSLDELKELRASLRKRLEKTRLSAVGLDLDESNPDAQFKNVLKKIFEKHKSENPFGVNKEGYFTDATGENMAMIIRPAGDAADQKFARKIIDRLQADINALNPQGFHTKMEVGLSGTYVSLLQNFASVLQDTVETAALTIFLVLASIYAYYRSMRMVAMLSAGVLVGILVTFAVTYFKIGYLNQQTAFLASIIVGNGINFGLIQMARYLEERGHGVHLKRALNRSIFYTISATFMAAFATSISYSILSVTTFRGFSQFGFIGGIGMVICWAALTVMLPCFIVLFERWRPQNVHKIRQFIQRDNARKFASLIHRNRKILTYFMYALVPVSILGTMLYVSKDRFEYDLKKLTIKVSEGAGSENYYLRRVHQVLGNGSNASMLIAFDREDAHKAGEALEKKIADAKAAGKPLFISSVRWLDQFYPQNQEEKFEIIKDLRRLFLPKYLSMMSPKEREWGTVALKALKKDPFKTEELPEMVLRFFREVDGTLGRVVIVAANNDAVLSNILDIIKIGNEISSTVTLAPGASLEKGKVLFASESMIFIDILANVSKEGPFVTVICFLAVGLLIGFGFRKLGESLFVYGFLAFGMFAFIAALQFFEVKLNFFNFITIPITIGIGVDYAINIYYRYKVDHKRSISDAVASTGSAVFLCSWTTIIGYGSMLWAKNQAMASFGLMAVIGEISCLVFALVFMPAYLGMREDRLKHLAATGPAAALPAAAKHEAKPVKPKAQAKKKPAKKAAGKPKKAVKRKAQ